In Eulemur rufifrons isolate Redbay chromosome 29, OSU_ERuf_1, whole genome shotgun sequence, one DNA window encodes the following:
- the NCAPG2 gene encoding condensin-2 complex subunit G2, translating into MEKRQTFVQVVSKELVGEFLQFIQHDKDPSDPFSLNELLDELSRKQKEELWQRLQTLLTDVLLESPVDEWQVVHVQGEDAMETEHSSKMRKNIEIIHAVTSVILASVSVINESENYEALLEGVVILNGILYALPESERRLRSSIQDLCVRWWEKGLPAKEDMGKTAFILLLRKSLETKTGADICRLWRIHQALYCFDYDLEESREIKDVLLECFISVNHIKKEEGRRFLSSLFNWNMKFIKMIHGTIKNQLEGLQKSLMVHIADIYFRAWKKASGKILETIETECIQDLMFHGIHLPRKSPVHSKVREVLSYFHHQKKVRQGVEEMLYRLYKPILWRGLKARNSEVRSNAALLFVEAFPVRDPNLRAAEMDGEIQRQFEELYSLLEDPYPMVRSTGVLGVCKITAKYWEMLPPTILVDLLKKVTEELALDTSSADVRCSVFKCLPMVLDNRLSHPLLEQLLPALRYSLHDSSEKVRVAFVDMLLKIKAVRAAKFWKICPMEHILVRLETDARPVSRRLVSLVFNSFLPVNQPEEVWCERCVTLVQMNHAAARKFYQYAHEHTACTNIAKLIHVIRHCLSACIQRVMREPQPEDGGGEKENVSGLDKTLSVHDVASMAGLLEVVVILWKSIHRSLESNREAQAYTVNKFAAVLPEYLKVFQDDRCRTPLFMLMSFLPASAVPRFSCGVIPTLRSQEEGTLDKSYCTLLDCLCAWGQVGHVLELLDHWLPGECPPAKRNAASKRKVQIHDTRPVKPELALVYMEYLLTHPQNRHSLLSAPQKKLNSLLKALETSKADLESLLQMPGGKPRHFGEAAALRAFCLLCRLSIHLQHQFCSEGKVYLSILEDAGFWLESKVLPFIQDQEEEYLKLHEVVYQQIIQTYLAVCKDAVMVGLGDRAFQSQLLQRALGIMQTVKGFFYVSLLLDILKEITRSPLIQKTDSDEEVATLFDTVQKVFQKMLECIARSFRKQPEDGLRLLHSVQTPLHEFVTAVQSWHTDTAVHRGVLSTLIAGPVVEISHQLRKVSDVEALTPPERLSDLPPFSRCLIGMVMKSPGVVRSFLEELRVCVMSDDIEGIVCLTAVVHIILVINKGKHRSSKVKEVAATVHRKLKTFMEITLEEDSIERFLYEVSARTLGELLNS; encoded by the exons AAAGATCCCTCTGACCCTTTCAGCCTAAATGAGTTACTAGATGAGTTatcaaggaaacagaaagaagaattATGGCAAAGGCTGCAGACCTTGTTAACAGACGTGCTGTTAGAGAGCCCGGTGGACGAGTGGCAGGTCGTGCACGTCCAGGGTGAAGACGCCATGGAGACAGAGCACAGCTCAAAAATg agaaaaaacatagaaataattcATGCAGTCACGTCTGTGATTCTCGCTTCCGTGTCTGTGATAAATGAAAGTGAGAACTATGAAGCCTTACTGGAGGGCGTGGTTATACTAAATG GGATTCTGTATGCGCTGCCTGAATCTGAGCGCAGGCTGCGGAGCTCCATCCAGGACTTGTGTGTCAGGTGGTGGGAGAAAGGCCTGCCTGCCAAGGAGGACATGGGGAAGACGGCTTTTATCCTGCTGCTGAGGAAGAGTCTCGAGACCAAGACG GGGGCAGACATATGTCGGCTTTGGCGTATCCATCAAGCTTTGTATTGCTTTGACTATGACTTGGAGGAAAGTAGAGAAATTAAAGACGTGCTACTTGAGTGCTTCATAAGCGTTAATCACATCAAGAAAGAAGAG GGAAGAAGATTTCTTAGTTCTCTCTTCAATTGGAATATGAAGTTTATTAAAATGATCCATGGGACCATTAAAAATCAGTTAGAGGGATTACAAAA GTCTTTGATGGTACACATCGCAGACATTTATTTCAGAGCTTGGAAAAAGGCTTCAGGGAAAATATTGgag ACGATCGAAACCGAGTGCATCCAGGACCTCATGTTCCACGGGATCCACCTTCCACGGAAGTCCCCAGTACACTCCAAAGTGCGCGAG GTGCTGAGTTACTTTCACCATCAAAAGAAAGTCCGCCAGGGAGTGGAAGAGATGCTTTATAGGTTGTACAAACCCATCCTCTGGCGAGGATTAAAG GCCAGAAACTCTGAAGTTCGCTCCAACGCTGCGCTGTTGTTTGTTGAAGCCTTTCCTGTCAGGGACCCAAACCTCCGGGCAGCTGAGATGGATGGTGAAATTCAGAGGCAGTTTGAGGAACTCTAC AGCCTGTTAGAAGACCCTTACCCGATGGTCCGCTCCACAGGGGTCCTTGGTGTTTGCAAAATAACCGCCAAGTACTGGGAGATGCTGCCGCCCACCATTCTCGTCGACCTCCTGAAGAAGGTGACCGAGGAGCTGGCACTCGACACGAGCTCCGCCGACGTGCGCTGTTCTGTCTTCAAG TGTCTGCCGATGGTGCTGGACAACAGGCTGAGCCACCCGCTGCTGGAGCAGCTCCTGCCCGCGCTCAGGTACAGTCTGCACGACAGCTCGGAGAAGGTGAGGGTGGCTTTCGTGGACATGCTGCTGAAGATCAAGGCCGTGCGGGCTGCCAAG TTCTGGAAGATCTGCCCCATGGAGCATATCTTGGTTCGTCTGGAAACCGATGCTCGACCTGTGTCTCGGCGCCTGGTGAGCCTCGTATTTAACTCCTTCCTGCCCGTGAACCAGCCGGAGGAGGTCTGGTGCGAGCGCTGCGTCACGCTGGTGCAGATGAACCACGCGGCCGCCAGGAAGTTCTACCAGTACGCCCACGAGCACACGGCCTGCACCAACATAG CGAAGCTGATCCATGTCATCCGCCACTGCTTGAGCGCCTGCATCCAGCGGGTGATGAGAGAGCCGCAGCCCGAGGACGGGGGCGGCGAGAAGGAGAACGTGAGC GGTCTAGACAAGACGTTGTCTGTGCACGACGTGGCGTCCATGGCGGGCCTGCTGGAGGTCGTCGTGATCCTCTGGAAGAGCATTCACAGGAGCCTGGAGAGCAACAGGGAGGCCCAAGCGTACACCGTCAACAAGTTTGCCGCCGTCCTCCCCGAGTACCTGAAGGTCTTCCAG GACGATCGCTGCAGGACACCCCTGTTCATGCTGATGTCCTTCCTGCCTGCGTCGGCCGTGCCCCGGTTCAG CTGCGGTGTGATCCCCACCCTGAGAAGCCAGGAGGAGGGCACCCTGGACAAGAGCTACTGCACCCTGCTGGACTGCCTGTGcgcctgggggcaggtgggccaCGTGCTGGAGCTCCTTGACCACTGGCTGCCCGGGGAGTGCCCCCCGGCCAAG AGGAACGCAGCTTCTAAACGTAAAGTGCAGATCCACGACACGCGCCCCGTAAAACCTGAGTTAGCCTTGGTTTACATGGAGTATTTGCTGACCCATCCACAGAACCGCCACAGCCTGCTCTCCGCTCCCCAGAAGAAACTTAACAGCCTTTTAAAAGCACTTGAGACGTCGAAG GCAGATCTGGAGTCGCTCCTGCAGATGCCAGGCGGGAAGCCGCGGCACTTTGGCGAAGCGGCGGCCCTGCGAGCCTTCTGTCTGCTCTGCCGCCTGAGCATCCACCTCCAGCACCAG TTCTGCTCAGAAGGAAAAGTTTATCTGTCCATTTTGGAAGACGCTGGCTTTTGGTTAGAAAGCAAAGTTTTACCTTTTATTCAAGATCAAGAAGAAGAGTATCTGAAGCTTCACGAGGTCGTATATCAGCAAATTATCCAG ACGTACCTGGCGGTGTGTAAAGACGCGGTTATGGTTGGCCTTGGCGACCGGGCGTTTCAGTCGCAGCTTCTCCAGAGGGCTCTTGGCATCATGCAGACAG tgAAGGGATTTTTTTATGTTTCGTTGCTTCTTGACATTCTGAAAGAGATAACTAGAAGTCCCTTGATTCAGAAAACAGATTCAGATGAAGAAGTTGCAACGCTGTTTGACACAGTCCAGAAAGTATTTCAGAAAATGCTGGAATGTATCGCCCGGAGCTTCAGGAAGCAACCGGAAGACGGCCTGCGG CTCCTGCATTCTGTCCAGACTCCTCTTCATGAATTCGTCACCGCTGTTCAGTCCTGGCACACGGACACTGCCGTGCACCGGGGTGTGCTCTCCACGCTGATTGCGGGACCCGTGGTCGAGATAAGCCACCAGCTGCGGAAG GTTTCTGATGTAGAAGCACTCACCCCTCCAGAGCGTCTGTCTGACCTCCCGCCGTTCTCGAGGTGTCTGATAGGCATGGTCATGAAGTCCCCCGGCGTGGTCAG GTCATTTTTGGAAGAGCTAAGGGTGTGTGTGATGTCCGACGACATAGAAGGAATCGTGTGCCTCACCGCTGTCGTGCACATCATTTTGGTAATTAATAAAG GTAAACACAGAAGTTCAAAGGTGAAGGAGGTTGCAGCTACAGTTCACAGAAAGCTGAAGACGTTCATGGAAATCACCTTGGAAGAGGACAGCATTGAAAG